TCGGTCGGGGTTTCCCGATCGACCAGATCGACGCTGCGGCCGTCCTCGATGGTGTTCAGGCGGGTTTCCTGAACCAGTCCGCGCTCGTCGAAGGTGACGATCAGCACACTGCGGTCGGTGACGTCGGGCCGGAGGAACGCGAACTGTTCCTGGCGCTGACCGATGTAGTACCAGGTGCGATCCTGGAAGCTGGAGAGAGTCGAAGGCGTCCCCAGGATCCGAACCACGTCGTCACGGGTCGACAGACCCGGCTGGATCTCAACCACTTGCTCGACATCCGGCAGGTTGCCGCGCACGTCGACGCGCTCCGCGCAGCCGGCGAGCAGAAAAGCGGCTGTGCCGGCGAACAGCAGCCGGCGAAGATGAGGTAACGTAAACTCGAACATGGTCTTTACATCCGTCCTGGCAACGTCGCCTTGACCTCTGGCCGGAATCTGCCATTTGACGGTCAACGGTCCGGGGCGACTCTCTAAATAATGCCGAAGCCCCACGAAAGGCGAGGCGATTGTGCTGACACGACTGTTTAGCCGCAACCCCTTGAAGACTCCCGGCGACCGCCGCGGGGACGAGGCGGCGCGTGCTCTCTACGATACGATCGTGATCCAGGCGCGCCAGCCTGGATTCTATACGGATATGGCGATTCCGGACAGCGTCGACGGCCGCTTCGAGCTCCTCGCGCTGCATTCCTTCCTCGTTTTTCATCGCTTGAAGCAGGATCGCAGCGCAACCGAGGATTTGTCGCAACGCCTGTTCGATATCATGGCTTTCCATCTCGACCAGTCGGTTCGGAACAGTGGTGCGGGCGATCACGGCAGCGCAACGCGCCTCAAGGCCAT
This genomic stretch from Algihabitans albus harbors:
- a CDS encoding outer membrane protein assembly factor BamE produces the protein MFEFTLPHLRRLLFAGTAAFLLAGCAERVDVRGNLPDVEQVVEIQPGLSTRDDVVRILGTPSTLSSFQDRTWYYIGQRQEQFAFLRPDVTDRSVLIVTFDERGLVQETRLNTIEDGRSVDLVDRETPTEGRELTVLQQLFGNLGRFPGSTGE
- a CDS encoding ubiquinol-cytochrome C chaperone family protein; translated protein: MLTRLFSRNPLKTPGDRRGDEAARALYDTIVIQARQPGFYTDMAIPDSVDGRFELLALHSFLVFHRLKQDRSATEDLSQRLFDIMAFHLDQSVRNSGAGDHGSATRLKAMGEALMGRYRAYEQALAAREPSDLEAALTRNLYGSGDQPSPLQIQGMAAYLRREKRDLSDQAIAELLVGRIVFGPPPSVEEASSETAVTEIG